The proteins below are encoded in one region of Cystobacter fuscus DSM 2262:
- a CDS encoding serine/threonine protein kinase produces the protein MASPCQHCGSTDGPDHLCGGSQMALIGQVLDGRYQIEDVLGQGGMGMVFRATQTSVQRPVAVKTLNPSLAAAPQFFERFRREAEVASRLRHPNVITIYDFGRAQDGTCYYVMELLEGESLRELVKRDGPMSLRRAVDIIEQACRGLAHAHEQAAVHRDIKPHNIMVQQLDGRDFVKVLDFGLVKALEIEEEQQLTTTGQVLGTPQYMPPEQAGGDHVDHRSDLYSMGGVLYYCLTGTSPYGANSVRKALTAALTQPVPTVASKRQGAPVPPALEEFFQIALAPEKEDRYQSAEEFIEAMMEAVAPLSAQQLDALPTNSSPEAAGGGSRSKAGQRSGSRSRSSASAVRPKPGSGARSGTPASGSRAGQPSAVRNAAPGSRQPSIVGGGVSRVGATSPGMRPRTNAPRAAPPPAPEEVPFKWSVKKISIAVASLVLFATAGAVVALRPKPAPAAADPVAVKSQPAAPRAAAPRPADNGMLLVHIRSTPVGASVFDGDVQIGTTPLDRQLPRGQVRELTFRMAQYEERKLKLDFTGVVSDSQDVSVTMTPVKAAAVEPARPTRAARSGKETRDDSVPIFE, from the coding sequence ATGGCTTCCCCCTGTCAGCACTGCGGCAGCACCGACGGTCCCGATCATCTCTGCGGCGGCTCCCAGATGGCGCTCATCGGGCAGGTGCTCGATGGCCGCTACCAAATCGAGGACGTGCTCGGCCAGGGCGGCATGGGCATGGTCTTCCGTGCCACGCAGACGTCCGTGCAGCGGCCGGTCGCCGTCAAGACGCTCAACCCCTCGCTCGCCGCCGCGCCCCAGTTCTTCGAGCGCTTCCGGCGCGAGGCGGAGGTCGCCAGCCGGCTGCGCCACCCCAACGTCATCACCATCTACGACTTCGGCCGCGCCCAGGACGGCACCTGCTACTACGTCATGGAGCTGCTCGAGGGCGAGAGCCTGCGCGAGCTCGTCAAGCGCGATGGCCCCATGAGCCTGCGCCGCGCGGTGGACATCATCGAGCAGGCGTGCCGGGGCCTCGCCCACGCGCACGAGCAGGCCGCCGTCCACCGCGACATCAAGCCGCACAACATCATGGTGCAGCAGCTCGACGGGCGGGACTTCGTCAAGGTGCTGGACTTCGGCCTCGTGAAGGCGCTGGAGATCGAGGAGGAGCAGCAGCTCACCACCACCGGCCAGGTGCTTGGCACGCCCCAGTACATGCCGCCCGAGCAGGCCGGTGGAGATCACGTGGATCACCGCTCCGACCTCTACTCGATGGGCGGCGTCCTCTACTACTGCCTCACGGGCACCTCACCCTATGGGGCCAACTCGGTGCGCAAGGCGCTCACCGCCGCCCTGACGCAGCCGGTGCCCACGGTGGCCTCCAAGCGCCAGGGCGCGCCCGTGCCCCCGGCCCTGGAGGAGTTCTTCCAGATCGCGCTCGCCCCCGAGAAGGAGGACCGCTACCAGAGCGCCGAGGAGTTCATCGAGGCCATGATGGAAGCGGTGGCGCCCCTGTCCGCGCAGCAGCTCGACGCGCTGCCCACCAACTCCTCGCCCGAGGCGGCGGGTGGTGGCAGCAGGAGCAAGGCCGGTCAGCGCAGTGGGTCGCGCAGCCGCTCCTCCGCGAGCGCCGTGCGTCCCAAGCCAGGCTCGGGCGCCCGGAGTGGAACGCCCGCCTCCGGCTCCCGCGCGGGCCAGCCGTCCGCCGTGAGGAACGCGGCGCCGGGGTCCCGCCAGCCCAGCATCGTCGGGGGAGGCGTCTCCCGCGTGGGCGCCACCTCGCCGGGCATGCGCCCGAGGACGAACGCGCCCCGGGCCGCCCCGCCCCCCGCTCCCGAGGAAGTGCCCTTCAAGTGGTCGGTGAAGAAGATCTCCATCGCGGTCGCGTCGCTGGTGCTCTTCGCCACGGCCGGAGCGGTCGTCGCGCTGCGGCCCAAGCCCGCCCCGGCCGCGGCGGACCCCGTGGCGGTGAAGTCGCAGCCCGCCGCGCCACGCGCCGCCGCGCCCCGTCCCGCCGACAACGGCATGCTCCTGGTGCACATCCGCTCCACTCCCGTGGGCGCCAGCGTGTTCGACGGGGACGTGCAGATCGGCACGACGCCACTGGATCGTCAGCTCCCGCGCGGCCAGGTGCGCGAGCTCACCTTCCGCATGGCCCAGTACGAGGAGCGCAAGCTCAAGCTGGACTTCACCGGAGTGGTGTCGGACTCGCAGGACGTGAGCGTGACGATGACGCCGGTGAAGGCCGCCGCGGTGGAGCCCGCCCGCCCGACCCGGGCCGCCAGGTCCGGCAAGGAGACCCGGGACGACTCCGTCCCCATCTTCGAGTAG
- a CDS encoding ABC-F family ATP-binding cassette domain-containing protein translates to MSLVIAQDICLSYGKKVLFDSESFTLGPKDRVGLVGANGTGKSSLMKILAGVQHPDSGTLTYRRKSRIGYLPQELAGLPEGSVVDAVMSTVPGRDSLEARLRDTEAALAAAGSEEEQLELSQSLADLHAELDHFEEHYGRHHAERILKGLGFREADLAKPTGALSGGWRMRAALAGLLLQDPDLLLMDEPTNHLDVPTQAWFDGFLKRSNKAVVLISHDKDFLNRQVGRILSLELEGLRSYVGNYDTYKRQRAEEKEQLKAQAEKVEARKAELQGFIDRFGAKATKARQAQSRAKMLEKLEDVQVIEERATMRFRFPEVERSGRDVVTLEGIQKRYGEAVVYSGLDARVERGQRIAVVGANGAGKTTLLKIVAGELAPDGGTVKLGHNVVMGYYAQHHGDKLDKRNTIIEEVRPLAADKPESFVRGVLGSFMFSGDDVDKPVGVLSGGERARVALAKLLLVPSNLLLMDEPTNHLDLDSTEMLIEALQGYGGTLLFVSHNRAFVNGLSTHVWDVVGGKVETHPGNLDDYLYHQEQRRLALEAEGGGDKPAEKGAAAGLSEKDRKRLEAEARQRRSVVEGPIKKEIAKLEEAIAKLEQAQKERETQLADSALYNDFAKAKPLMDAHRDGKSELEQLYARWETAQEKLAEATASL, encoded by the coding sequence ATGAGCCTCGTCATCGCCCAGGACATCTGCCTCTCCTACGGGAAGAAGGTTCTCTTCGATTCTGAGAGTTTCACGCTCGGCCCCAAGGACCGTGTGGGCCTGGTGGGCGCCAACGGCACCGGCAAGAGTTCGTTGATGAAGATCCTCGCCGGCGTGCAGCACCCGGACTCGGGGACGCTCACCTACCGGCGCAAGTCCCGGATTGGCTACCTGCCCCAGGAACTCGCCGGGCTGCCCGAGGGCTCTGTGGTGGACGCGGTGATGAGCACCGTGCCCGGCCGGGACTCGCTGGAGGCGCGACTGCGCGACACGGAGGCGGCGCTCGCCGCGGCCGGCTCCGAGGAGGAGCAACTCGAGCTCTCCCAATCGCTCGCGGACCTGCACGCGGAGCTGGATCACTTCGAGGAGCACTACGGTCGGCATCACGCCGAGCGCATCCTCAAGGGCCTGGGCTTCCGGGAGGCGGACCTCGCCAAGCCCACGGGAGCGCTCAGTGGCGGGTGGCGGATGCGCGCGGCGCTCGCGGGGCTCTTGCTCCAGGATCCGGACTTGCTGCTCATGGACGAGCCCACCAACCACCTGGACGTGCCCACCCAGGCGTGGTTCGACGGCTTCCTCAAGCGCTCGAACAAGGCGGTGGTGCTCATCTCCCACGACAAGGACTTCCTCAACCGGCAGGTGGGCCGCATCCTGTCGCTGGAACTCGAGGGGCTGCGCTCGTACGTGGGCAACTACGACACGTACAAGCGCCAGCGCGCCGAGGAGAAGGAGCAGCTCAAGGCCCAGGCCGAGAAGGTGGAGGCGCGCAAGGCGGAGCTGCAGGGCTTCATCGATCGCTTCGGCGCCAAGGCCACCAAGGCCCGTCAGGCGCAGAGCCGCGCGAAGATGCTCGAGAAGCTCGAGGACGTGCAGGTGATCGAGGAGCGGGCCACCATGCGCTTCCGCTTCCCGGAGGTGGAGCGCTCGGGGCGCGACGTGGTGACGCTCGAGGGCATCCAGAAGCGCTACGGCGAGGCGGTGGTGTACTCGGGGCTGGATGCGCGCGTGGAGCGCGGCCAGCGCATCGCGGTGGTGGGCGCCAACGGCGCGGGCAAGACGACGCTGTTGAAGATCGTCGCGGGCGAGCTCGCGCCGGACGGCGGCACGGTGAAGCTCGGGCACAACGTGGTGATGGGGTATTACGCGCAGCACCACGGCGACAAGCTCGACAAGCGCAACACCATCATCGAGGAGGTGCGCCCGCTGGCGGCGGACAAGCCGGAGAGCTTCGTGCGCGGGGTGCTCGGCTCGTTCATGTTCTCGGGCGATGACGTGGACAAGCCCGTGGGCGTGCTCAGCGGTGGAGAGCGGGCGCGCGTAGCGCTGGCCAAGCTGCTGCTGGTGCCCTCCAACCTGCTGCTCATGGACGAGCCCACCAACCACCTGGACCTGGACTCGACGGAGATGCTCATCGAGGCGCTCCAGGGCTACGGCGGCACGCTGCTCTTCGTGTCCCACAACCGCGCGTTCGTGAACGGGCTGTCCACGCACGTCTGGGACGTGGTGGGCGGCAAGGTGGAGACGCACCCGGGCAACCTGGACGACTACCTCTACCACCAGGAGCAGCGGCGCCTGGCGCTGGAGGCGGAGGGCGGGGGCGACAAGCCGGCGGAGAAGGGCGCGGCGGCGGGGCTCTCGGAGAAGGACCGCAAGCGCCTGGAGGCCGAGGCCCGTCAGCGGCGCAGCGTCGTCGAGGGCCCCATCAAGAAGGAGATCGCGAAGCTGGAGGAGGCGATCGCCAAGCTGGAGCAGGCGCAGAAGGAGCGCGAGACGCAACTGGCGGACTCGGCGCTCTACAACGACTTCGCCAAGGCCAAGCCGCTCATGGACGCCCACCGGGACGGCAAGAGCGAGCTGGAGCAGCTCTACGCGCGGTGGGAGACCGCGCAGGAGAAGCTCGCCGAGGCGACCGCCTCGCTCTGA
- a CDS encoding YXWGXW repeat-containing protein — protein MTPRWWMCLMIGLAAPVVHGQTAPSYSQEASQGYYDEEDSYEEETGPLAPYAPPALPNEVQTARPFRDAVWASGHWYWDGNEWRFNPGTWIASMPGYQFINGYWQQEGSGWRWISGGWARPGSTQVEIPIAVTNEEVVASQAPPAPQMETPPPAPAPSYTWAPGYWYWSGVNWSWVAGSWMAPPRPGLVFVTPRWVRRGPSWYFVGGGWAIHGSTRVVVPEYRYARISVGWGRPSYFVHTWRRYPMFHWSRPYGYRHGPRYNPPPYYRDRDWDRGPRHHDSRPNGPWRDRNDGPRRDHDGPRGRDHDSGPRGRDHDGPRGRDHDGPRGRDNDGPRGGGWGRHDATPVRNH, from the coding sequence ATGACTCCTCGGTGGTGGATGTGTCTGATGATCGGGTTGGCGGCCCCCGTCGTTCACGGGCAGACCGCGCCTTCCTATTCGCAGGAGGCCTCGCAGGGGTACTACGACGAGGAGGACTCCTACGAGGAGGAGACGGGCCCCCTGGCCCCCTACGCGCCTCCGGCCCTGCCCAACGAGGTGCAGACGGCCCGCCCCTTCCGTGACGCGGTGTGGGCCTCCGGCCACTGGTACTGGGACGGCAACGAGTGGCGCTTCAATCCGGGCACCTGGATCGCCTCCATGCCGGGCTACCAGTTCATCAACGGCTACTGGCAGCAGGAGGGCTCGGGCTGGCGGTGGATCTCCGGTGGCTGGGCGCGGCCCGGCTCGACGCAGGTGGAGATTCCCATCGCCGTCACCAACGAGGAGGTCGTCGCCTCCCAGGCTCCTCCGGCGCCGCAGATGGAGACGCCGCCCCCCGCGCCAGCACCTTCCTACACGTGGGCTCCCGGGTACTGGTACTGGTCAGGGGTCAACTGGTCCTGGGTGGCCGGGAGCTGGATGGCTCCGCCTCGTCCGGGCCTCGTCTTCGTCACGCCGCGCTGGGTGCGTCGCGGTCCCTCCTGGTACTTCGTGGGTGGGGGCTGGGCGATCCATGGCTCGACCCGGGTCGTCGTGCCGGAGTACCGGTACGCGCGCATCTCCGTGGGTTGGGGCCGGCCGAGCTACTTCGTGCACACCTGGCGCCGCTACCCGATGTTCCACTGGAGCCGGCCATATGGGTACCGCCACGGGCCCCGCTACAACCCGCCCCCCTATTACCGGGATCGGGACTGGGATCGCGGGCCGCGCCACCATGACTCCCGGCCCAATGGCCCCTGGCGGGATCGCAACGACGGCCCCCGCCGGGACCATGACGGTCCTCGTGGCCGGGACCACGATTCCGGGCCTCGTGGCCGGGACCATGACGGTCCTCGTGGCCGGGACCATGACGGACCTCGCGGCAGAGACAATGACGGTCCGCGTGGAGGCGGCTGGGGCCGGCACGATGCCACCCCGGTTCGCAACCACTGA
- the lnt gene encoding apolipoprotein N-acyltransferase, which translates to MSGWTARAGRWGPALLGILASSALLAWFARLEPRWVALGWVELVPWLWVLDRTRSGKEAVLAGTALAMTFTAAIFGWFPEALHGYSQAPLAVCWLAVLLLAPLMESQFIVFALVRHHLRRTTSEPLGFWRITLTSALVYVGTEWLCPKLFAETLGHGFYASESLRQVADLAGAHGLTFLLLIGNECVLAAGKALEAREAPRRVAVPLAVLAVLVLAGSGYGRLRIWQVARETAREPALEVGVVQANITKYDKLAAETGMYEVVRMILDTHYRLSDELLQGRGVDLLIWPETVYPTTYGSPKSEAGAEFDADLAGYISERRVPLLFGTYELEQEREYNAAMFVGPGRGAELTRSAYRKTMLFPLTEWVPESLDSPWLRERLPWTGYWKRGPGPRALELTLREGRRLTIAPLICYESIFPGYVAEEARRGAELIVTLSNDSWFQGTPGPKLHLMHAAFRSIETRLPQVRVTNSGISALISATGEVLTEVPDDHRASLALSVPPPPRLTTLLVAWGDWLGPTALVLGGLLLLGRALPFRRRAP; encoded by the coding sequence ATGAGCGGGTGGACGGCACGCGCGGGGCGATGGGGGCCCGCGCTGCTCGGCATCCTGGCGAGTAGCGCCCTCCTCGCCTGGTTCGCGCGCCTGGAGCCACGGTGGGTGGCGCTCGGCTGGGTGGAGCTCGTCCCCTGGTTGTGGGTGTTGGATCGCACTCGCTCCGGGAAGGAGGCCGTCCTCGCGGGCACGGCGCTCGCCATGACCTTCACCGCGGCCATCTTCGGCTGGTTCCCCGAGGCGCTGCACGGCTACTCCCAGGCGCCCCTCGCGGTGTGCTGGCTCGCCGTGTTGCTGCTGGCGCCGCTCATGGAGTCGCAGTTCATCGTCTTCGCGCTCGTGCGCCACCACCTGCGGCGCACCACCTCGGAGCCCCTCGGCTTCTGGCGCATCACCCTCACGAGCGCCCTCGTGTACGTGGGCACCGAGTGGCTGTGCCCCAAGCTCTTCGCGGAGACGTTGGGCCACGGCTTCTACGCCTCCGAGTCCCTCCGGCAAGTGGCGGATCTCGCCGGAGCACACGGGCTCACCTTCCTGCTGCTCATCGGCAACGAGTGCGTGCTCGCCGCGGGCAAGGCGCTCGAGGCGCGGGAGGCCCCCCGGCGCGTGGCGGTGCCGCTGGCCGTGCTGGCGGTGCTCGTCCTGGCGGGGAGCGGGTATGGGCGGCTTCGCATCTGGCAGGTGGCGCGGGAGACGGCACGCGAGCCCGCCCTGGAGGTGGGCGTCGTCCAGGCGAACATCACCAAATACGACAAGCTCGCGGCGGAGACGGGCATGTACGAGGTGGTGCGGATGATCCTCGACACGCACTATCGGCTCTCGGACGAGCTGCTCCAGGGCCGGGGCGTGGATCTGCTCATCTGGCCCGAGACGGTGTACCCGACGACGTACGGCTCGCCCAAGAGCGAGGCGGGCGCCGAGTTCGACGCGGACCTGGCTGGGTACATCTCCGAGCGCCGGGTGCCCCTGCTCTTCGGCACCTACGAGCTCGAGCAGGAGCGCGAGTACAACGCCGCCATGTTCGTGGGACCGGGACGCGGGGCGGAGCTGACGCGCTCGGCCTACCGCAAGACGATGCTCTTTCCCCTCACCGAGTGGGTGCCCGAGTCACTCGACTCGCCGTGGCTGCGCGAGCGTCTGCCGTGGACGGGCTACTGGAAGCGGGGGCCGGGACCACGCGCGCTGGAGCTGACCCTGCGCGAGGGCCGGCGACTCACCATCGCGCCGCTCATCTGCTACGAGTCCATCTTCCCCGGCTACGTCGCCGAGGAGGCGCGGCGGGGCGCGGAGCTCATCGTGACGCTGTCCAACGACTCCTGGTTCCAGGGGACCCCCGGGCCCAAGCTGCACCTGATGCACGCGGCGTTTCGTAGCATCGAGACGCGGCTGCCGCAGGTGCGCGTCACCAACTCGGGCATCTCCGCCCTCATCAGCGCCACGGGCGAGGTGCTCACCGAGGTGCCCGATGACCACCGCGCGAGCCTCGCGCTGAGCGTGCCGCCCCCGCCGCGGCTGACCACCCTCCTGGTCGCCTGGGGGGATTGGCTGGGTCCCACGGCCCTGGTGCTCGGCGGGCTCCTGCTGCTCGGGCGAGCCCTTCCCTTCCGACGCCGGGCCCCTTGA
- a CDS encoding ArsR/SmtB family transcription factor has protein sequence MERTMNAGPDLAELAGAVGDATRIRMLELLMEGRSLVAKELAFGTGVSPATATVHLRRLEQARLIRSTRQGRNKVFRLATPTVARMVEALMTVAVRAPRASATPENLRAARYCYDHLAGRLGMGITDALLRGGHLSLRRRAFALTPSGEEWFEAFGIEVAPLREQRRQFAHRCLDWSERRDHLAGALGAALASRVFALGWVERQPDSRGLIVTPVGQRGLRRHFGAP, from the coding sequence ATGGAACGAACGATGAACGCGGGGCCGGACCTCGCCGAGCTGGCGGGTGCCGTCGGAGATGCCACGCGGATCCGGATGTTGGAATTGCTCATGGAAGGCCGGTCGCTCGTCGCCAAGGAATTGGCCTTCGGCACGGGCGTGAGCCCCGCGACGGCGACGGTGCACCTCCGCCGGCTGGAGCAGGCCCGGTTGATCCGCTCGACCCGACAGGGGCGCAACAAGGTGTTCCGGCTCGCCACGCCCACCGTGGCGCGCATGGTGGAAGCGCTGATGACAGTGGCGGTCCGGGCGCCTCGCGCGTCGGCGACGCCGGAGAATCTCCGGGCCGCGCGCTACTGCTATGACCATCTCGCGGGGCGGCTCGGGATGGGCATCACCGATGCGCTCCTGAGAGGCGGGCACCTCTCCCTCCGGCGGCGAGCCTTCGCGCTGACACCGAGCGGTGAGGAGTGGTTCGAGGCCTTTGGAATCGAAGTGGCCCCCTTGCGCGAACAGCGGCGCCAGTTCGCCCACCGCTGCCTCGACTGGAGCGAGCGGCGGGATCACCTCGCCGGTGCACTGGGGGCGGCGCTCGCCTCACGTGTGTTCGCGCTGGGCTGGGTCGAGCGTCAACCCGACTCGCGCGGACTCATCGTCACGCCAGTGGGCCAGCGGGGACTGCGTCGTCACTTCGGCGCGCCATGA
- a CDS encoding cytochrome P450, which produces MTPPTDPYQAVTHPDPYPYYASLCARGGLQRIAGFAPWIAADAATVRAVLTSEACRVRPQAEPVPPHLLGSPAGALFGRLVRMNDGAPSAVVKQALAAALPTVMRSVEAESRRWSARLFSEPRLSLLPEKALQLPVFVLGSLLGFPEDSLEESVREVDAYVRSVAWPEARTEGVLGAARLVERVTACLQGMPRAPCLLGAFSARMREEGGPLDALVPNAVGLLTQSYEATAGLLGAALLAFSREPALREQLDRGECSIDDVVREAARHESPIQNTRRFVHARATVANQELEAGATVVVVLAAANRDPRVNPQPDAFLPCRPGRQTFTFGLGAHVCPGQELAVTMVSAAVERVLASGLELTPLSKSITWRASTNARILGGLQ; this is translated from the coding sequence ATGACTCCCCCCACAGACCCGTATCAGGCCGTCACGCACCCCGACCCCTACCCGTACTACGCGAGCTTGTGTGCTCGAGGCGGTCTGCAACGCATCGCGGGCTTCGCGCCCTGGATCGCGGCGGATGCCGCCACGGTGCGCGCCGTGCTCACGAGCGAGGCCTGCCGGGTTCGCCCCCAGGCGGAGCCCGTCCCGCCACACCTGCTCGGCTCTCCCGCTGGCGCGCTCTTCGGGCGACTCGTGCGGATGAACGATGGAGCGCCCTCCGCCGTCGTGAAACAAGCTCTGGCCGCCGCGCTTCCGACGGTGATGCGGAGCGTGGAAGCGGAAAGCCGCCGTTGGTCGGCCCGGCTCTTCTCCGAGCCCCGGCTGTCCCTCCTGCCGGAGAAGGCGCTCCAGCTTCCCGTGTTCGTGCTCGGCTCCCTGCTGGGGTTCCCGGAGGACTCCTTGGAGGAGAGCGTGCGGGAGGTGGATGCATACGTCCGTTCGGTGGCCTGGCCGGAGGCGCGCACCGAGGGCGTCCTGGGCGCCGCACGGCTCGTCGAGCGCGTGACGGCCTGTCTCCAGGGGATGCCCCGTGCACCATGCCTGCTCGGTGCCTTCTCCGCGCGGATGAGGGAGGAGGGCGGTCCACTGGATGCACTGGTTCCCAACGCGGTGGGACTTCTCACCCAGTCGTATGAGGCGACCGCCGGCCTCCTGGGGGCCGCGTTGCTCGCCTTCTCCCGGGAGCCCGCGCTGAGGGAACAACTCGATCGGGGCGAGTGCTCCATCGACGATGTGGTCCGGGAGGCGGCGCGCCACGAGTCCCCCATCCAGAACACCCGACGCTTCGTTCACGCGCGCGCGACCGTTGCGAATCAGGAGCTGGAAGCGGGGGCGACGGTGGTCGTCGTGCTCGCCGCCGCGAACCGCGATCCCCGGGTGAATCCCCAGCCCGATGCGTTCCTCCCATGCCGCCCCGGCCGCCAGACCTTCACCTTCGGCCTGGGCGCCCATGTCTGTCCGGGCCAGGAACTCGCGGTGACGATGGTGTCCGCGGCGGTGGAGCGCGTGCTCGCGAGTGGCCTGGAACTCACCCCGCTGTCGAAGTCCATCACCTGGCGCGCATCCACCAATGCTCGCATCCTGGGAGGTCTACAATGA
- a CDS encoding antibiotic biosynthesis monooxygenase family protein: protein MIAVIFEVWAHEDHRQRYLDLAAALRPLLSGIDGFISIERFQSLGDPGKLLSLSYWRDEAAVAEWRRQEAHREAQGEGRGGVFRDYRLRVAHVVRDYGLTDQAGVPADSRTVHG from the coding sequence ATGATTGCCGTCATCTTCGAGGTCTGGGCCCACGAGGACCACCGCCAGCGGTATCTCGATCTCGCCGCGGCCTTGCGGCCCCTGCTGTCGGGCATCGACGGATTCATCTCCATCGAGCGCTTCCAGAGCCTCGGCGATCCAGGCAAGTTGCTGTCACTGTCCTACTGGCGCGACGAGGCGGCGGTGGCCGAATGGCGGCGCCAGGAAGCCCACCGGGAAGCCCAGGGCGAGGGCCGGGGAGGCGTGTTCCGCGACTACCGTCTGCGCGTGGCCCATGTCGTCAGGGATTACGGCTTGACGGACCAGGCGGGAGTACCCGCGGACAGTCGCACCGTGCACGGCTGA